In Ostrinia nubilalis chromosome 6, ilOstNubi1.1, whole genome shotgun sequence, the genomic window GCAGGCCGGCAGTGGAGACCGCCGCCGCTCATCTATGAGACGCCCGAGGTACGTACGTGGACATCAACCCTGCATTTAACGGCAACTACACAATAGATAGTAGTATGTGAAAGTTACTAAACAACTGAAGAGACTGCGAAAGCGGAGTGTTGACTTCACAGCATGGGTGCGCCGCGCGAGTCGATCATCGACTCGACGTCGGCAATGCAGAaggcgcgcgcgcggcgcgtGTCGACGGTGTCGatgccggcgcgcgcgcagaacATGCGCCAGCTGGCCGTGCACGCCATGATCTTCCTGGAGACGCGCCCCTTCAGCATGCACGTCGGTTAGTAGTCACCTCTTTAGAGTTAGCAAATTGTGCCTAAGACGCGCTTCATCTAgttgtttcatccacgaagacgctccccaccattcttccgctaatgtttgagtgttatcggtacacgctaaattatccatgagtgcacactgCACACGCATACTACAATAATGAAGCTGGGATTGCtaggatcaaactccccgcaccccgcgcttccctcgaccaaaaattggtggcgcgtgtcttcgtggatgaaacgatctatagtttGTGTATGTATTACCTACTTAGCTAGACTATTGGACCCTCGATTACCACTCACCATAATAGCATAGACTAAGTGTGAGTGTGAGACTCATGTTTAATAAGTCGTTTCTTATTGTTTCTTGCTATCCCACTGGAAACTAAAGAGTAAATGATTATGAGTGCGAATGTAAGAATAATAATTCTAAAACCTTGTTTGTTTTCCACGTAGCGTCCCTGATGTTGTCCCTGGAGAACGGGCAGGTGCAGTGCTGGTCGGACCACCCAGCGGGCGGCTACCAGGGCTCGTTCCAGGGCATCCACACGGCCGGCGACTACGTGTCGTCCTTTGCCACCGACGCCGACAACCACTACCTCTTCACCGGCACCACGGTCGGCTACATCAAGGTCTGGCTCATGACCAACTATCTCACGACTGAGAAGGTGAGTGAGATGTTTTCATTCTACAAATTACTGTTTTTTGGTGagcgttaccccagcaaaatgtTAAATCTCCTTCATTATCCTTTACCTAAGACGTGGAGCCCTAAGCAATTGCTTAATTTACTTATGGATTAAATCCAGCATTGATCTTCTTTTAGAAAtctattaattcaaataattttaaaaatcttagCTGGTTCAAATTTGAGCCTTCATTAAGTCGTTAGCGCAgtattcaagaaataaaattctaCCAGGGTAACGTTACCCtagcaaaaacattttttacctgTTGAGTTTGTTTTCGTGAATACAGAGTATTCCATTTTGATACCTAGCTTATATTCGAGTgcggcaggaaagttcttgagtggcgaccacgagccggaagactacgatctggtgaaggtcgcgggaggtgcctggatgcgagcggcgcaggattggtcttcgtggaaatccttgggggaggcctttgtccagcagtggacgtctttcggctgaaacgaacgattcgAGTGATTAAATAAATTGTCGCTCACAGGTGCACATCAGCATGCCGCGCCTGCGCCTGGAGTTCCCGTTCCTGTGGCGCGACCGCGTGGAGGGCCGCGCCAAGCGCTGCGTGCGCGACCAGCCGCGCCCGCTGCTCCTCAACAGCTACCGCGCGCACCTGCGCTGCATCACCACCATGGCCTACATCGACGAGCTCAAGCTCGTGCTCAGGTAGTCTAGTGGGACACACATCAGTGCGCGACCAGCCGCGCCCGCTGCTCCTCAACAGCTACCGCGCGCACCTGCGCTGCATCACCACCATGGCCTACATCGACGAGCTCAAGCTCGTGCTCAGGTAGTCTAGTGGGACACACATCAGTGCGCGACCAGCCGCGCCCGCTGCTCCTCAACAGCTACCGCGCGCACCTGCGCTGCATCACCACCATGGCCTACATCGACGAGCTCAAGCTCGTGCTCAGGTAGTCTAGTGGGACACACATCAGTGCGCGACCAGCCGCGCCCGCTGCTCCTCAACAGCTACCGCGCGCACCTGCGCTGCATCACCACCATGGCCTACATCGACGAGCTCAAGCTCGTGCTCAGGTAGTCTAGTGGGACACACATCAGTGCGCGACCAGCCGCGCCCGCTGCTCCTCAACAGCTACCGCGCGCACCTGCGCTGCATCACCACCATGGCCTACATCGACGAGCTCAAGCTCGTGCTCAGGTAGTCTAGTGGGACACACATCAGTGCGCGACCAGCCGCGCCCGCTGCTCCTCAACAGCTACCGCGCGCACCTGCGCTGCATCACCACCATGGCCTACATCGACGAGCTCAAGCTCGTGCTCAGGTAGTCTAGTGGGACACACATCAGTGCGCGACCAGCCGCGCCCGCTGCTCCTCAACAGCTACCGCGCGCACCTGCGCTGCATCACCACCATGGCCTACATCGACGAGCTCAAGCTCGTGCTCAGGTAGTCTAGTGGGACACACATCAGTGCGCGACCAGCCGCGCCCGCTGCTGCTCAACAGCTACCGCGCGCACCTGCGCTGCATCACCACCATGGCCTACATCGACGAGCTCAAGCTCGTGCTCAGGTAGTCTAGTGGGACACACATCAGTGCGCGACCAGCCGCGCCCGCTGCTCCTCAACAGCTACCGCGCGCACCTGCGCTGCATCACCACCATGGCCTACATCGACGAGCTCAAGCTCGTGCTCAGGTAGTCTAGTGGGACACACATCAGTGCGCGACCAGCCGCGCCCGCTGCTCCTCAACAGCTACCGCGCGCACCTGCGCTGCATCACCACCATGGCCTACATCGACGAGCTCAAGCTCGTGCTCAGGTAGTCTAGTGGGACACACATCAGTGCGCGACCAGCCGCGCCCGCTGCTCCTCAACAGCTACCGCGCGCACCTGCGCTGCATCACCACCATGGCCTACATCGACGAGCTCAAGCTCGTGCTCAGGTAGTCTAGTGGGACACACATCAGTGCGCGACCAGCCGCGCCCGCTGCTCCTCAACAGCTACCGCGCGCACCTGCGCTGCATCACCACCATGGCCTACATCGACGAGCTCAAGCTCGTGCTCAGGTAGTCTAGTGGGACACACATCAGTGCGCGACCAGCCGCGCCCGCTGCTCCTCAACAGCTACCGCGCGCACCTGCGCTGCATCACCACCATGGCCTACATCGACGAGCTCAAGCTCGTGCTCAGGTAGTCTAGTGGGACACACATCAGTGCGCGACCAGCCGCGCCCGCTGCTCCTCAACAGCTACCGCGCGCACCTGCGCTGCATCACCACCATGGCCTACATCGACGAGCTCAAGCTCGTGCTCAGGTAGTCTAGTGGGACACACATCAGTGCGCGACCAGCCGCGCCCGCTGCTCCTCAACAGCTACCGCGCGCACCTGCGCTGCATCACCACCATGGCCTACATCGACGAGCTCAAGCTCGTGCTCAGGTAGTCTAGTGGGACACACATCAGTGCGCGACCAGCCGCGCCCGCTGCTCCTCAACAGCTACCGCGCGCACCTGCGCTGCATCACCACCATGGCCTACATCGACGAGCTCAAGCTCGTGCTCAGGTAGTCTAGTGGGACACACATCAGTGCGCGACCAGCCGCGCCCGCTGCTCCTCAACAGCTACCGCGCGCACCTGCGCTGCATCACCACCATGGCCTACATCGACGAGCTCAAGCTCGTGCTCAGGTAGTCTAGTGGGACACACATCAGTGCGCGACCAGCCGCGCCCGCTGCTCCTCAACAGCTACCGCGCGCACCTGCGCTGCATCACCACCATGGCCTACATCGACGAGCTCAAGCTCGTGCTCAGGTAGTCTAGTGGGACACACATCAGTGCGCGACCAGCCGCGCCCGCTGCTCCTCAACAGCTACCGCGCGCACCTGCGCTGCATCACCACCATGGCCTACATCGACGAGCTCAAGCTCGTGCTCAGGTAGTCTAGTGGGACACACATCAGTGCGCGACCAGCCGCGCCCGCTGCTCCTCAACAGCTACCGCGCGCACCTGCGCTGCATCACCACCATGGCCTACATCGACGAGCTCAAGCTCGTGCTCAGGTAGTCTAGTGGGACACACATCAGTGCGCGACCAGCCGCGCCCGCTGCTCCTCAACAGCTACCGCGCGCACCTGCGCTGCATCACCACCATGGCCTACATCGACGAGCTCAAGCTCGTGCTCAGGTAGTCTAGTGGGACACACATCAGTGCGCGACCAGCCGCGCCCGCTAAAAAAAGCCAATAAGTCACTTCACATTTTTGTTGAATGGACAGGCTATATTAGGAACGGAAATGGACTTGGTAGGAAATTTTGCTAGCCCAAGTATAACAAATAAAGCCAAAAATAACTTGACCTGTCCACGATGGACCCAAGTCCGTCTTTAACCAACTAGAAGCCCTGGGGGCAATTATGGATCAAGGGGGTCTTTTTATCTTGAAAATGTACTTGTTTGAGATCAGATGGGAACCCTGGACATGCGCCCAGGAAAGAGGGGACTGGATAGGcctataatatacagggtgtcccagaatgggtgaatcaaactgataggggctgtagctctactaatgtactatccctaaaaaatatgaaaaaaaaaataaaacgcatAAGGAcacagaataaaaatattttgaaaaagtgaaaattaaatcagctttgcctaagtatctggctataattgctgcgtttggagtttatttgtacttttttcttactaatattaattgtacatgatcgcttagtttatctgtaaacaaacttttgaaaattactagatttcgagtttagagcactttattaaaaaaaaatccaaactcaattttttttcatattttttagggatagtacattagtagagctacctcccctagcagtttgattcacccattctgggacaccctgtataatacgcTTTGGTTCGTCCTGCAGCGGCAGCTCGGACTACAGCGTCCGCGTGTGGAAGCTGTCGGGCGAGTACCTGCAGACGCTGGGCAGCTTCGCGCCCTGGTCGCTGGAGGCCACGCGCTTCCCGCCCGACGTCAAGAAGGTCGCCAGCTTCACCACCTTCAAGGTCAGTTGTCAGTGTGAAAGGAGCCGTGAACAATTTCGAGAACTATCTTTTTGCTACAGCACGTTCACTGCTTCCTTGAATGATAATTCCTATTGCCCGGTTggactcataaaggtagcaggaaagcgcagGATGCAGACATCctgcgctttcctgctacctttgtgagtggacgtcctgtcgctgaaatgatgatgttaaaTGAGGGAACTTAGGCAAACGTTTCTTCGACATTAAATAAGTTACTCCGACACCATTTAATTTCGACGTGACTTAATCAGGCACTACGTTACTCTgacatagtattttttattattaatttaataggcCTGTCTGTCCTACCGTCAATTGTTGTCTAaacagtggttcccaaagttgtctgggctacacTACGACTCATTTAATATCTACAAGTTCCCTaactcgggacccacctatagAAAATTTCGCCCGCTGCCCAGCGGTTGGATCGGTAGGGCGGTGTGTCGatctacaggcagggcccactcaatgttcgctcgcgacccaTACCTTGGACTAGAATATTCATATGTGGTGCAGGTGTGGCGCGGCGGCTGGGTGTCGCGCTACGTGCCGGGGCAGGTGGAGGTGGACAAGCTGCGCGACATCACGGAGCCCGAGCTGCGCGCCAAGACGTTCGGCGAGCCCGCGCGCGAGCCGCTGCTGGGCCGCTACTTCGCGCTGCCCACGCGGCCCGAGCGCCAGCTGCCGCTGCGGCTCGACACCTCGTTGCAGACCGTGAGTACACTAGCTGCGCGCCAAGACGTTCGGCGAGCCCGCGCGCGAGCCGCTGCTGGGCCGCTACTTCGCGCTGCCCACGCGGCCCGAGCGCCAGCTGCCGCTGCGGCTCGACACCTCGCTGCAGACCGTGAGTACACGTTGTCAGGTAGAATCATTTTTATGCTGAGAAATTGTGTTATTTATGTTCTTTCCTCTAGACAGTtagggccttgccacactggcggattgcaaaCGTTTTCAAAAGGGAGTGACGGACGCAGCTAACACGCCGCGTCTACGCGACGAACACGCCATCGCTGCGTGGCGAACACGTCGCGGATGCGCAACGTTTCCGACTCGTGTTTGCCGCGCAGCCGCGATATGTTCGCCGTCGCCACTTCGCTTTGAAAACGCTTCCAATCCGCCAGTGTGCCAGTACATTATAGGAAACTGTTGTCAAGTAGAATCACTTTACAGCTAagcaataatacctactgttatttatttatttgtgttctCCCCTCTCTAGAGTAGCCCAGCAGTACATAGCCTTGCTGTAGTTAGAAGCGTCGACTTGGCGCCCTATTCGCAGGTAGGTCGATCTTTTTAACCTTAGCCAGCGACTTCAGTCTGAGCGTGTTGCGCAGATCCCGCTGTACTCGCACCTGCGCATGGCGTCGACGCAGCCGGTGCGGCGCCCGCCCACGCCCGAGCTGGTGCGCGCCACGCGCCTCAAGGGCGGCCGCGAGCGCAAGGCGCACTTCGACAAGAGCGCGCCCGACCAGCACGACTGAGCGTGCAAAGACGATGTGTTTTTTATAGGAACGCTTTACGGGGTCACGATTTTCTGTGTTTTATTTGTCAAGTGTGTTTACTTTAAAGCAGCAAAGAAGTACTGATGAAGGTGTTTGGATCAGTTGTGTAACGTGTGatcgaatttattaaatattaacgCTGCTTTAGGTAAAACTTGACTAGACCGTCGCTAATGTTGTTTATTTCAGGAATTTGTAATAAATCattatattaaattttttaataaattatgttaactagcaatattatgtaattataataaaaaagctGTGATATTTTACAAAAGCTTTTATTTCGCTACGTAAAATTATCTTAATAAATAAGTCTTAACAGTAAGTATATCATAGTCTCTAATACTAGACCTAAAATTATTCTAAACGTTAAGGTCCGAGAAACTATTCACGGGCAGACTAAAACTTATCTCAAACACGAGTAAAACCAGCGAAAAAAAGTCGTTTCGGAAACGTCTCTACTTGGATTTGGCTTTCCCGACGGGCCGCTCGGGCTTCGTCTTCAGCGGCTTGGCCAGCTTCCAGCTCAGCGCGCGCTCCAGCAGCTCCTGCACGCGCGCCAGCTCGCGGCACGCCACCGGCAGCGCGTTGCCCTCCAATAATACGCGCAGCAGCCCGCCCCGCGCGCGCGTCCGCTCCTGGTAGCGCAGCACGGCCGCCAGCCGCGCCAGCGACGCGAAGCCCAGCGCGTTGTACGACAGGTTCAGCGCCACCAGCGTCGGGTTGCCCGCCGAGAACACGTACCCGTCGCGCGACACCGTGCCCTCGGCGCCGAACGGGTCCGCGTGCGGGCCCAGCAGCTCGCCCGCCATCGCCTGCGCCTTCAGCGCCAGCGggtccgcgcccgcgcccgccgccgccgccgcgtgcCCCGCCGCGCTCgtgcgccgcccgccgccgcgcccgccgcccacCGTCTGGCGCCGCTTGCCGCTGCGGCTGAACTCGTCCAGCGCCCTCTCGGCCGCCGCCAGCTCCGCGTGGCACTTCCGCGTCACCTCGTCCCTCAGCCGCAGGTACTCGAGCCGGCGGCGCCGCTTCGTGACCAGCTCCTCGTGGGTCAGCGGGAACTCCATCAGGCTCCCGAGCAGCTCGCCCGCGCCGTCGTCGCCGATCCGGTTGCCGCTCAGGTTGAGGTACTGCAGCGCGCGATTGCTGCGCAgcgcggcggcgagcgcgcgGGCGCCGTCGTCGGAGATCGTGTTGGCGGCCAGCGACAGCATGAGCAGCGTGCGCGCGGCCGGCAGCGGGTGCGCCAGGCGCGCCGCCAGCAGCCGGCAGTCGCGGTCGTCGAGCTGGCAACGCGCCAGCGACAGGCTGCGCAGCTGCGACGGTCGCTCGAGCAGCAGGTCGTAGTTGCGCTCGGGCACGGGCGAGTCGTCGAGGCACACGTCGGTGATGTGCGACAGCGGTAGGAATTTGGCGAGCTCGTGCAGCGCCTCGCCGTCGAGCGGGCCCCAGCGCACGGTGAGGCGCGCGAGCGCGGGGTGGAAAGGCACGCACATGCCGAGCACCTTGAGCAGCAGGCGCGGCAGCTGCGGCGCGCGCCGGAAGGCCAGCTCCACGAGCGCGCCGGCCGCGTCGCACACGGCGGTGAGCGCGATGACGGgctcgtcgtcgtcgtcggcgAGCTGCAGCGGCGCGGCCGCCGACGCCGACTCCTCCTGCCTCTGCGGCGAGTCGAACGTGCGCGACGTGTGCTGGACggttgatttggccgatttcCCCTTTTTTGATTTGTCCTCTGCCGTCTTGCTGACGTATTCGTCTGTTAACAAGCGTTACTAGTAATTTTGTGAGCTGTTTGAGCTAGATTATTATTACGGTAGGGCGGTGCTCACCCTGTAGCTCCACGTTGACGCGCACGTCGAAGGGCGCCTGCAGCTGGGAGCAGGCGTAGGGCAGGAACACCGGCAAGTCGAGCGGCGTGGGGCGCTCCGGGGTATACTCTTTGGAGTAGCGCTCGGTAATTGCTTTAGACAttgtttttaatgtaaaatgaGTTGTAAATATTGTGTACGATCTTtgactattgttttatttttttaaattaattggcaTTCACATTTTTTTAACCATAGATACAACggagtttttaataaaaatataagattGACATATTATCTCTCtcagacaagtgacaaaacgaaACGTGACAGttgtttaatttcgaaatgTCTCGTGCTCCAGCCATTTCTGTTTCTTCGCTtcgttagagtaggcgcacaccgttgatttttcgtcggccgatagtttagtcgggcagttgatcagtatgggcatgtatgggagtgcgcacactacgccgattcgatttggccgattcttcatacaatttaaaatctaaactatcggccaactaaaaatcaacggtgtgcgcctactcttaattaTCGGTATCCGCTTTTCGGAGGGATCATGCGGAAGCCGCGCgagccattaaaaaaaatactgtaacTTGTCTAGGGGACTGTTTTACTattgtgttaattttttaatcattttttttgtggcgtaaataaaaaacaaaaaaataatttataatccaTTCTTTATTTCAGAATAAGTTGCGAAAATGTACATCTTGCACTGTTCCAAACATCAAATACATTAGTGGTTACGGTAAATTTCAAAATGTACACTTCTGTGCAGGTGTACCTCAAGTTTTACTTTGAAAACTACCTTTATAAAAGCATACTTTGGAATCTCAAGAGAGGTGATTTCATTtacattttgtacttaataaacTGTAACCAATGAAAGTcatatgaaatgtatttttgagAATGTATTGGTAATTAATTTCAGCGCCGATGGGCTGGCAGCCGGGAGCGGTTAGGCGCCGGATTCGCGCTTGGCGCCCTGCAGCACGATGTAGGCGGAGTGCGTCTCGCGCTGCTTGTCCTGCAGCATCTGCAGCGTGCCCAGCGGCGTGTCCGTCGAGCTCATCTTCTTCATCAGCTGCACAGACAACGCGTCGGTTATAAGGTGcgcatttattaattttttttttgcctcGTCCACACCAACATGCATGTCGTAGGCATGTTTAGTGAGCTGCCACATTAGCGAATTGTAAGCGTTTTTAAGCGGTGACGCAGCA contains:
- the LOC135072771 gene encoding uncharacterized protein LOC135072771 translates to MSKAITERYSKEYTPERPTPLDLPVFLPYACSQLQAPFDVRVNVELQDEYVSKTAEDKSKKGKSAKSTVQHTSRTFDSPQRQEESASAAAPLQLADDDDEPVIALTAVCDAAGALVELAFRRAPQLPRLLLKVLGMCVPFHPALARLTVRWGPLDGEALHELAKFLPLSHITDVCLDDSPVPERNYDLLLERPSQLRSLSLARCQLDDRDCRLLAARLAHPLPAARTLLMLSLAANTISDDGARALAAALRSNRALQYLNLSGNRIGDDGAGELLGSLMEFPLTHEELVTKRRRRLEYLRLRDEVTRKCHAELAAAERALDEFSRSGKRRQTVGGGRGGGRRTSAAGHAAAAAGAGADPLALKAQAMAGELLGPHADPFGAEGTVSRDGYVFSAGNPTLVALNLSYNALGFASLARLAAVLRYQERTRARGGLLRVLLEGNALPVACRELARVQELLERALSWKLAKPLKTKPERPVGKAKSK